The Candidatus Polarisedimenticolia bacterium genome window below encodes:
- a CDS encoding superoxide dismutase family protein: MKKGGILALGAAALLAAGAAVADSSPSGKSAAQTAPAGKRSVPIEGRSGSSLTGTAEFMVHGGQMMITVNVKGAPPGTHAVHIHEKGDCSAPDASSAGGHFNPAGHQHGAPDAKEHHAGDLGNMEVKSDGTGSLMIHSSDLSLEGANSIVGRAIIVHEKSDDFVTQPTGNAGGRIGCGVIK; the protein is encoded by the coding sequence GGGAGCGGCCGTCGCCGACAGCTCGCCATCCGGCAAGTCGGCGGCGCAGACGGCGCCCGCAGGCAAGAGATCGGTGCCGATCGAGGGAAGGAGCGGCAGCAGCCTCACCGGGACGGCGGAGTTCATGGTGCACGGCGGTCAGATGATGATCACGGTCAACGTCAAGGGCGCCCCTCCCGGCACCCACGCCGTCCACATCCATGAGAAGGGGGACTGCAGCGCCCCCGACGCCTCTTCGGCCGGAGGCCACTTCAACCCCGCCGGTCACCAGCACGGCGCCCCCGACGCCAAGGAGCACCACGCCGGGGACCTGGGCAACATGGAGGTGAAGTCCGACGGCACCGGGTCGCTGATGATCCACTCCTCCGACCTGTCGCTCGAAGGAGCCAACTCGATCGTCGGCAGGGCAATCATCGTGCACGAGAAGTCCGATGATTTCGTGACCCAGCCCACCGGCAACGCCGGAGGCCGCATCGGCTGCGGCGTGATCAAGTAG
- a CDS encoding UbiD family decarboxylase, which produces MRAFLARLREAGEVIEIPTEVDPRLEAAEIHRRVVAAGGPALLFRRMKGSGYPAVTNLFGTARRVELAFGTRPAELLARAARLPETLLPPSLSKLWDHRDLLSTLRRIGLHRRRRGPVLDRIESPPRLRSLPALTTWPKDGGPFITLGQVYTENLAGSGHNLGLYRLQIFDDATTGMHWQIGKGGGFHHAAAEAQGKPLPVAVFLGGPPALTLSAVAPLPENVGELLLASLLLGEKLPVTSSALTPHPLVAGAEFALLGEVPAGERRMEGPFGDHYGYYSLAHEYPVFRVRAVACREDAIYPATVVGKPRQEDFYLGDFLQELLSPLFPVVMPAVRALWSYGETGYHSLSAAVVRQRYKREALASAFRILGEGQLSLTKFLLLLDRPCDLKDFKTVLTEVLRRADFRTDLYVFGNLSMDSLDYAGPRINEGSKGVLLGVGEPIRELPAEFSGQLPPGLRKAIVFCPGCLVVEAPRFPEPGTPGRPAADLAPYLGHPSLQPWPLVVFSDDATRCARSVFNFLWSTFTRFEPAADLHARSVELVRNHPSFTPPVGLDARMKPWYPEELFCDAETKARVDRRWKEYFPTGGVEMGDSDRAHLD; this is translated from the coding sequence TTGAGAGCCTTCCTGGCGCGCCTGCGCGAGGCCGGGGAGGTTATCGAGATCCCCACCGAGGTCGACCCGCGTCTCGAGGCCGCGGAGATCCATCGCCGCGTGGTCGCCGCCGGCGGCCCCGCGCTGCTGTTCCGCCGGATGAAGGGGTCGGGCTATCCCGCCGTGACCAACCTCTTCGGGACCGCGCGGCGCGTCGAGCTGGCGTTCGGGACCCGGCCCGCCGAGTTGCTGGCGCGCGCCGCGCGCCTGCCCGAGACGCTGCTTCCTCCGAGCCTTTCGAAGCTCTGGGACCATCGCGATCTCCTGTCGACTCTGCGCCGCATCGGGCTTCACCGCCGGCGCCGCGGTCCCGTGCTGGACCGGATCGAGTCCCCGCCGCGGCTGCGCAGCCTGCCGGCGCTGACCACCTGGCCGAAAGACGGCGGACCGTTCATCACCCTGGGGCAGGTCTACACGGAGAATCTCGCCGGCTCCGGCCACAACCTGGGGCTGTACCGCCTGCAGATCTTCGACGATGCGACCACCGGGATGCACTGGCAGATCGGCAAGGGGGGCGGGTTCCATCACGCCGCGGCGGAAGCGCAGGGGAAGCCGCTGCCGGTCGCCGTCTTCCTGGGAGGTCCGCCGGCGCTCACGCTGTCGGCGGTGGCGCCGCTGCCGGAGAACGTGGGGGAGCTGCTGCTCGCCTCGCTGCTGCTGGGCGAGAAGCTCCCGGTCACTTCGAGCGCGCTCACACCCCATCCTTTGGTGGCGGGCGCCGAGTTCGCGCTGCTCGGGGAGGTCCCGGCGGGGGAGCGCCGGATGGAAGGTCCCTTCGGGGACCACTACGGCTATTACTCCCTGGCACACGAATATCCCGTCTTCCGGGTGCGGGCGGTGGCGTGCCGCGAGGACGCGATCTACCCCGCCACCGTCGTCGGCAAGCCCCGCCAGGAAGACTTCTACCTGGGCGATTTCCTCCAGGAGCTGCTGTCGCCGCTGTTCCCGGTGGTGATGCCGGCGGTGCGCGCCTTGTGGTCGTACGGCGAGACCGGCTACCACTCGCTGTCGGCGGCGGTGGTGCGCCAGCGCTACAAGCGCGAGGCGCTCGCCTCGGCTTTCCGCATCCTGGGGGAGGGACAGCTGTCGCTCACCAAGTTCCTGCTGCTGCTGGACCGACCGTGCGACCTGAAGGACTTCAAGACGGTGCTGACGGAGGTGCTGCGGCGCGCCGACTTCCGCACCGACCTCTACGTCTTCGGCAATCTCTCCATGGACAGCCTCGATTACGCCGGCCCGCGGATCAACGAGGGGAGCAAGGGCGTCCTCCTCGGCGTGGGGGAGCCGATCCGCGAGCTGCCGGCGGAGTTTTCCGGGCAGCTCCCGCCGGGGCTGCGCAAGGCGATCGTCTTCTGCCCCGGCTGCCTGGTGGTGGAGGCGCCGCGCTTCCCGGAACCCGGGACTCCGGGCCGGCCCGCCGCCGATCTGGCGCCCTACCTGGGACATCCATCCCTCCAGCCCTGGCCGCTCGTGGTCTTCAGCGACGACGCGACGCGCTGCGCGCGCAGCGTCTTCAACTTCCTCTGGAGCACCTTCACCCGGTTCGAGCCGGCGGCCGACCTGCATGCCCGCTCGGTCGAGCTGGTCCGCAACCACCCATCGTTCACGCCGCCGGTGGGGCTGGACGCCCGCATGAAGCCCTGGTATCCGGAGGAGCTGTTCTGCGACGCGGAAACGAAGGCGCGGGTGGATCGGCGATGGAAGGAGTACTTTCCAACGGGTGGCGTGGAGATGGGAGATTCCGACCGGGCGCACCTCGACTGA
- a CDS encoding adenylate/guanylate cyclase domain-containing protein produces the protein MASPRRPNSRKRPGKLRAALLIALIPGAVGVLLSRWAPGENLERGGLDVLFQIRGPLPSPDRVRVVALDDDSYPELGVKQTDSWPRALHATLIRTLQSAGASSIAFDVLFEEPRDAAQDEELQAALSEAGNVVLASTVDQVDDPRFRRLQMKDPYPPFAEAAAAVGNANFSTDRDGIIRTASMSYGGHEALSLAAVRVAAKNLQARDTGPRLIDYYGPPRTIPTVSYYQALDPAQYLPPDYFKDKVVFVGLSQATATGISAKDAFLTPFRGAAGDLTFGVEVHATVAANLLEGRRIRLLPRGAEAAMLLLLPLAATLVFLALRPLWGVLAFGAMELGTLALTGVGFARWHFWLPVVIPCAIQLPIAGVLCLGWYYLTTVRERERIKRAFSLYLSPEMTRRIAASPDSLNLGGEEIVATALFTDLKGFTTIAESLSAHQTAALLNDYFSKATRHIFEAEGTLIKYIGDAVFALWGAPLRMDDHATRACRAALELARDRKVAEAVGLGEGRLITRIGVHTGAMVVGNLGSAQRFDYTAIGDAVNLASRLESLNKAWGTVALVSGETFSRTGGAFLARRLGRARVVGRGEPVELFELLGLKGEESPLPAAALRRFQEALEDYTERRLERAAEGFRQTRDLLGGRDGPSELYLDLLTRFAQEPPADWDGVVHFETK, from the coding sequence ATGGCTTCGCCGCGGCGCCCGAATTCCCGGAAGCGCCCCGGGAAGCTCAGGGCCGCGCTGCTGATCGCGCTGATCCCGGGCGCGGTGGGAGTCCTGCTGTCCCGCTGGGCGCCGGGGGAAAACCTCGAGCGCGGCGGGCTGGATGTCCTCTTCCAGATCCGCGGGCCGCTACCGTCGCCGGATCGCGTCCGCGTCGTGGCATTGGACGACGACTCCTACCCGGAGCTGGGCGTCAAACAAACCGACTCCTGGCCGCGCGCCTTGCACGCCACCCTCATCCGGACCCTGCAGAGCGCCGGCGCCTCCTCCATCGCCTTCGACGTTCTTTTCGAGGAGCCGCGCGACGCAGCGCAGGACGAGGAGCTGCAAGCGGCCCTGTCGGAGGCGGGCAATGTCGTGCTCGCTTCGACCGTCGATCAGGTCGATGACCCGCGCTTCCGCCGCCTCCAGATGAAGGATCCCTACCCGCCTTTCGCCGAGGCGGCCGCGGCGGTCGGCAACGCCAACTTCTCCACCGATCGCGACGGCATCATCCGCACCGCCTCGATGTCCTACGGGGGCCATGAGGCCCTTTCCCTGGCGGCCGTCCGGGTCGCCGCGAAGAACCTCCAGGCTCGTGACACCGGACCCCGCCTCATCGATTACTACGGGCCGCCGCGCACCATTCCGACCGTCTCCTACTATCAGGCGCTCGATCCGGCGCAGTACCTCCCGCCCGACTACTTCAAGGACAAGGTGGTCTTCGTCGGGCTGTCGCAGGCCACCGCCACCGGCATCTCTGCCAAGGACGCCTTCCTGACCCCGTTCCGGGGAGCCGCCGGTGATCTGACCTTCGGGGTGGAGGTGCACGCCACGGTGGCGGCAAACCTCCTGGAGGGGCGGCGCATCCGGCTCCTGCCGCGCGGCGCCGAGGCCGCCATGCTCCTGCTGCTGCCGCTCGCCGCCACGCTGGTCTTCCTGGCGCTGCGTCCCTTGTGGGGAGTACTGGCCTTCGGCGCCATGGAGCTGGGCACGCTCGCGCTGACCGGTGTGGGGTTCGCCCGTTGGCACTTCTGGCTCCCGGTGGTGATTCCCTGCGCCATCCAGCTGCCGATCGCCGGCGTGCTCTGCCTCGGCTGGTACTACCTGACCACGGTGCGGGAGCGCGAGCGCATCAAGCGGGCCTTCTCCTTGTACCTTTCCCCCGAGATGACGCGGCGCATTGCCGCCAGCCCCGACTCCCTCAACCTGGGGGGCGAGGAGATCGTCGCCACGGCGCTGTTCACCGACCTGAAAGGCTTCACGACGATCGCCGAATCGCTCAGCGCGCACCAGACCGCGGCATTGCTCAACGACTACTTCTCGAAGGCGACCCGCCACATCTTCGAGGCGGAGGGGACGCTCATCAAGTACATCGGCGATGCGGTGTTCGCCCTGTGGGGGGCGCCGCTGCGCATGGACGACCACGCCACGCGCGCCTGCCGGGCCGCCCTCGAGCTGGCGCGCGACCGGAAGGTTGCGGAGGCGGTGGGCCTGGGTGAAGGGCGCCTCATCACCCGCATCGGGGTGCACACCGGGGCGATGGTGGTGGGGAACCTCGGCTCGGCGCAGCGCTTCGACTACACCGCGATTGGCGACGCGGTGAATCTGGCGTCGCGGCTGGAAAGCCTCAACAAAGCCTGGGGGACGGTGGCCCTGGTGAGCGGCGAGACTTTTTCACGGACCGGCGGGGCCTTCCTGGCGCGTCGCCTCGGGCGCGCCCGGGTGGTGGGCCGGGGCGAGCCGGTGGAGCTCTTCGAGCTCTTGGGATTGAAAGGAGAGGAATCTCCGCTCCCCGCCGCGGCACTGCGGCGCTTCCAGGAGGCGCTGGAGGATTACACCGAGCGCCGCTTGGAGCGGGCCGCCGAGGGCTTCCGCCAGACGCGCGATCTGCTCGGCGGGCGCGACGGCCCCTCGGAGCTCTATCTCGACCTCTTGACGCGCTTCGCTCAGGAGCCTCCCGCCGACTGGGACGGGGTGGTGCACTTCGAGACGAAGTAA
- a CDS encoding tetratricopeptide repeat protein — protein MSSLPRAATARIPGALRAAALAALPVLVLFGSIRGGSFAAGPAVARITSMQNTVESRPSGKTGWAPATVNQTLQGHDRVRTGAASRASLLYADQTLHRLNEKSEVEILPPAGDTPGVLKVLSGQHYFSSRTPKDFGKIETPTVTAAIKGTEFEVDVAEDSTVTITMLEGVVQASNAQGSLEVRPGEQAYVEPGKAPVRRTLVHPRDAVAWSFYYPPILGKGDAARLEKQGAAGDSLSRAATKLSAGQVDEAKPLVDGALKTNPRDPIALALSSVIASGENRREDATKLAGEAMAAAPDSAAAALAGSIAAQGAFDIDKATALARKASELDPSSGEAKARTAEMLMAQGNIEQARSMAEAAVKAAPGNARALSVLGFVELAEFNSSKARQLFEQAVQADSGLPLAHLGLGISQMRTKQVEKGRESLQTAATLDPADSLARSYLGKAYYEERRIPEAGKELATAKELDPNDPTPYLYDAILKQNDNRPLEALTAMQESIERNDRRAVYRSRLLLDQDTATRASDMARVYNDLGFEQLGMVTARRSADQDQANFSSHLFLSGTYRTTPNYAPAFLSEVLQARIFQPANVNAARPDVINESNVSFNEYTALFDRPRARAFGAFEYGQTDTELDEVVPSNVLCFPPGFPGGIPCDQATELDDSNFWDGNVTGTVNGDHYAGALSYRKFDDDGFRQNNDQRLATYRGFFEYSPGYKDSFQVNAQIGRRETGDQPLTETPALILYERINTGLTNVGFGWHRRLSPSAHLVVSGIYNDLDQEITDLFTQAKGDGTLKGPQVEAQTVFKTGESMSWIAGVGGFDGTTEFDQGAGQLEGDDTFFNGYGYMKYRRHGSPWEFTAGVAVESVDVPTGLVLPRNSGIGAAEDLDFSETKFSPKAGVSLYLPSKTTLRAAGWYRLAPSLGRVQTLEPTQISGFNQLYEEPGGTHSLSYGFGVDQEFGKRLFGGLSVVRRDLNIPQAYCSTEDPFGGCGFQVADIVDHKESKDDYLNAYVNAALGRFVSAGVEYSVEQYDFDYTRVLLATNTWEDYIETQRLRPQVRFYLPSGFFAGVAGTRYDQQVDTFDDFTSSSRNSINTKFWIEDLMVGYRFPKRYGSVTLQARNLGDREFDFYERTIQDSVIPARTVSLRVTLTY, from the coding sequence ATGTCGTCACTGCCCCGCGCCGCGACGGCCCGAATCCCGGGCGCGCTCCGCGCCGCGGCCCTGGCCGCGCTACCCGTCCTGGTCCTCTTCGGCTCGATTCGCGGCGGCTCCTTCGCCGCCGGGCCGGCCGTCGCCCGGATTACCTCGATGCAGAACACGGTGGAGTCGCGCCCGTCCGGAAAGACCGGCTGGGCCCCTGCAACGGTGAACCAGACGCTTCAGGGGCATGATCGGGTGCGCACCGGCGCCGCCAGCCGGGCGTCGCTCCTCTACGCCGACCAGACCCTGCACCGGCTCAACGAGAAGAGCGAGGTCGAGATCCTGCCGCCCGCGGGTGACACGCCCGGAGTGCTGAAGGTCCTCTCCGGACAGCATTATTTCTCCAGCCGCACGCCAAAGGATTTCGGAAAGATCGAGACGCCGACCGTGACCGCCGCGATCAAGGGGACCGAGTTCGAGGTCGACGTGGCCGAGGATTCCACCGTCACCATCACCATGCTCGAAGGGGTGGTTCAGGCGAGCAACGCCCAGGGGAGCCTGGAGGTCCGGCCCGGGGAGCAGGCCTACGTCGAGCCGGGCAAGGCGCCGGTCCGCCGCACCCTGGTGCACCCGCGCGACGCCGTGGCCTGGAGCTTCTACTACCCGCCGATCCTCGGAAAGGGCGACGCCGCCCGGCTCGAGAAGCAGGGAGCCGCGGGCGACTCGCTCTCTCGCGCCGCCACGAAGCTCTCCGCCGGCCAGGTCGATGAAGCCAAGCCCCTGGTCGACGGCGCGCTGAAGACCAATCCGCGCGACCCGATCGCACTGGCCCTGTCGTCGGTGATCGCCTCGGGCGAGAACCGGCGCGAGGATGCGACGAAGCTGGCCGGTGAAGCGATGGCGGCGGCCCCCGATTCCGCGGCGGCGGCGCTGGCGGGCTCGATTGCCGCGCAGGGCGCCTTCGACATCGACAAGGCTACGGCCCTGGCCCGAAAGGCGTCGGAGCTGGATCCCTCCAGCGGCGAGGCGAAGGCACGCACCGCCGAGATGCTGATGGCCCAGGGAAACATCGAGCAGGCCCGGTCGATGGCCGAAGCGGCCGTGAAGGCCGCCCCCGGCAACGCCCGCGCCCTGTCGGTGCTGGGCTTCGTGGAGCTGGCCGAGTTCAACTCAAGCAAGGCAAGGCAGCTGTTCGAGCAGGCAGTTCAGGCCGATTCGGGACTTCCGCTGGCGCACCTGGGCCTCGGAATCTCGCAGATGCGCACCAAGCAGGTCGAGAAAGGGCGCGAGTCGCTGCAGACGGCGGCGACCCTCGACCCGGCCGACTCGCTGGCGCGCTCGTATCTGGGAAAGGCCTACTACGAGGAGCGCCGCATTCCCGAGGCAGGCAAGGAGCTGGCGACCGCCAAGGAGCTCGACCCGAACGACCCGACACCTTACCTCTATGACGCCATCCTCAAGCAGAACGACAACCGCCCGCTGGAGGCGCTGACGGCGATGCAGGAATCGATCGAGCGCAACGACCGGCGCGCCGTCTACCGCTCGCGCCTCCTGCTCGACCAGGACACCGCCACCCGGGCCAGCGATATGGCGCGGGTCTACAACGATCTCGGCTTCGAGCAGCTGGGAATGGTCACGGCGCGGCGCAGTGCCGATCAGGATCAGGCCAACTTCTCCAGCCATCTCTTCCTGTCGGGAACCTACCGGACCACACCGAACTACGCACCGGCCTTCCTGAGCGAGGTCCTGCAGGCCCGCATCTTCCAGCCGGCCAACGTCAACGCGGCGCGGCCCGACGTGATCAACGAGAGCAACGTCTCCTTCAACGAATATACGGCACTGTTCGATCGGCCGCGGGCCCGGGCTTTCGGGGCCTTCGAGTACGGGCAGACCGACACCGAGCTGGACGAGGTGGTCCCTTCGAACGTCCTCTGCTTCCCGCCCGGCTTTCCGGGGGGGATTCCGTGCGATCAGGCCACCGAGCTGGATGACAGCAACTTCTGGGACGGCAACGTGACCGGCACGGTCAACGGGGATCACTATGCCGGGGCTCTCTCGTACCGCAAGTTCGACGACGACGGGTTCCGCCAGAACAACGACCAGCGCCTGGCCACCTACCGCGGCTTCTTCGAGTACTCGCCCGGCTACAAGGACAGCTTCCAGGTCAACGCCCAGATCGGCCGGCGCGAGACGGGCGACCAGCCGCTGACGGAGACCCCGGCACTGATCCTCTACGAGCGGATCAACACCGGTTTGACCAACGTCGGATTCGGATGGCATCGCAGGCTCTCCCCGTCCGCCCACCTCGTCGTCTCCGGCATCTACAACGACCTGGACCAGGAAATCACCGATCTCTTCACGCAGGCAAAGGGCGATGGGACGCTGAAAGGGCCCCAGGTCGAGGCGCAGACCGTCTTCAAGACCGGCGAGAGCATGAGCTGGATCGCCGGGGTCGGCGGCTTCGACGGCACCACCGAATTCGACCAGGGGGCGGGACAGCTCGAAGGGGACGACACCTTCTTCAACGGCTACGGCTACATGAAATATCGCAGGCACGGCAGTCCCTGGGAGTTCACCGCCGGGGTCGCCGTGGAGAGCGTCGACGTTCCCACCGGGCTGGTACTGCCGCGCAACTCCGGCATCGGCGCCGCCGAGGATCTCGATTTCTCCGAGACCAAGTTCAGTCCCAAGGCCGGGGTTTCCCTCTACCTGCCTTCGAAGACGACGCTGCGCGCCGCCGGCTGGTACCGCCTCGCCCCGAGCCTCGGGCGCGTGCAGACTCTCGAGCCGACCCAGATCTCCGGATTCAACCAGCTCTACGAGGAGCCGGGAGGCACCCACTCGCTGTCCTACGGCTTCGGCGTGGACCAGGAGTTCGGCAAGCGGCTGTTCGGCGGGCTGTCGGTGGTGCGCCGCGACCTGAACATCCCGCAGGCCTATTGCTCCACCGAGGATCCTTTCGGCGGCTGCGGCTTCCAGGTCGCCGATATCGTGGACCACAAAGAGAGCAAGGACGACTACCTCAACGCCTACGTCAATGCCGCGCTGGGGCGCTTCGTCTCCGCCGGCGTGGAGTATTCCGTCGAGCAGTACGACTTCGACTACACGCGGGTGCTCCTCGCGACCAACACCTGGGAGGATTACATCGAGACGCAGCGCCTGCGGCCGCAGGTGCGCTTCTACCTCCCCAGCGGCTTCTTCGCCGGGGTCGCCGGCACCCGCTACGACCAGCAGGTCGACACTTTCGACGATTTCACGTCGAGCAGCCGCAACTCGATCAACACCAAGTTCTGGATCGAGGACCTGATGGTGGGGTACCGCTTCCCGAAACGCTACGGCAGCGTGACGCTGCAGGCGCGCAACCTGGGTGATCGCGAGTTCGACTTCTACGAGCGGACCATCCAGGATTCGGTAATCCCGGCCCGCACCGTCAGCCTCCGGGTGACGCTCACCTACTGA
- a CDS encoding MBL fold metallo-hydrolase — MTDPGYKLRFWGVRGTVPTPAREMLSFGGNTVCLAAALGEQEFLVLDCGSGLRLLGNHIASLPQGIPRRYHIFLSHYHFDHIEGLPFFPPLYDAHSAFTFHGFKSDGRSTREILEGLISPPYFPVRLAGVPARVEYIDTDGFPIKVRDVQVSCLPLRHPDGSLSYRLEHANRRVVFATDHEHGDEATDKALVKFSEGADYLIYDATYLQGEYESLRRGWGHSTWYAAVRTARLAGVKNLVLFHHHPDHTDSDLEEVLRVAREELPSTEIAREGMELPF; from the coding sequence TTGACCGACCCGGGCTACAAGCTGCGGTTCTGGGGAGTGCGGGGCACCGTACCCACGCCGGCACGCGAGATGCTCAGCTTCGGCGGCAACACCGTCTGCCTGGCGGCGGCGCTGGGGGAGCAGGAGTTCCTGGTCCTGGACTGCGGCAGCGGCCTGCGGCTGCTGGGAAACCACATCGCCTCCCTGCCTCAGGGGATCCCCCGCCGATATCATATCTTCCTTTCCCACTATCACTTCGACCATATCGAGGGGCTGCCGTTCTTCCCCCCGCTGTACGATGCGCACTCGGCCTTTACCTTCCACGGCTTCAAGTCGGATGGACGGTCGACCCGCGAGATTCTCGAGGGGCTGATCTCTCCTCCCTACTTCCCGGTGCGGCTGGCGGGAGTCCCCGCCCGCGTGGAGTACATCGACACGGATGGCTTTCCGATCAAAGTCCGGGATGTCCAGGTGAGCTGCCTGCCGCTGCGCCACCCGGATGGGTCGCTCTCCTATCGCCTCGAGCACGCCAACCGGCGCGTCGTCTTCGCCACCGACCACGAGCATGGGGACGAGGCGACCGACAAGGCGCTGGTCAAGTTCTCCGAGGGGGCCGACTACCTGATCTACGACGCCACCTATCTGCAGGGGGAGTACGAGAGCCTGCGCCGGGGCTGGGGGCATAGCACCTGGTACGCCGCGGTGCGGACGGCCCGCCTGGCGGGGGTGAAGAACCTGGTTCTCTTCCACCACCATCCCGACCATACCGACTCCGACCTGGAAGAGGTCCTGCGCGTGGCGCGGGAGGAGCTCCCCTCCACCGAGATCGCGCGGGAAGGAATGGAGCTTCCTTTTTGA
- a CDS encoding SpoIIE family protein phosphatase — MRLPLRWKLILAISLPAIAVWGAMSWILADQAGRRSERRLEEESTRRIGRIAALIESRVERIAATAGQAAAAAGKAPDLSEAASRSLLEAALENEPAILRAGAAWKLPGEPGAHGIALTRAAGGFEAETLPEEAASRQTADTAGWKVPEAERGPGLVFTAPFARPSGGQGDLSFEVSLEDLCAGLPVELRREGAYALAGPQGRILCAFAPPGSRLPEEVSLPEIVRKSGRADLEDLGRRIASGETGIARAPGLLTPDRRWFAYAPIHSLDGYLIASVPESVVLAFSRSQIYIGFVLLSAGLAALLGIIIAMSTRITAPLSHLSGAVAELGTGNLKTRVTEVPAGDEIGDLAASFNRMVGDLERHVEALQRETAAREKVEGELRVARGIQTALLPKRLPTGSKFEISATNLAARHVAGDFYDAFLRNPDTLVLLVADVSGKGLPAALFMAVSRTVLRRLLHSEAPLSEVLAQANESLEGENVGGMYVTLFAGIYDIPSGTLRYANAAHPVPHRIDARGKVTDLGEVTGTMVGLLPARTYEEKVEHLAVGDRILIVTDGVPEAKDAAEEFFGDERLKSLLGAGDPGETADALRRRVIAEVERYQGENLADDVTVMALRRLG, encoded by the coding sequence TTGAGACTTCCGCTGCGCTGGAAGCTGATTCTCGCCATCTCTCTCCCGGCCATCGCGGTGTGGGGGGCGATGAGCTGGATCCTGGCGGACCAGGCCGGGCGCCGGAGCGAGCGACGCCTGGAGGAGGAGTCGACGCGGCGCATCGGCCGGATCGCTGCGCTGATCGAATCGAGGGTCGAGCGGATTGCCGCAACCGCCGGGCAGGCGGCCGCAGCAGCGGGGAAGGCGCCCGATCTCTCCGAGGCGGCCTCGAGGTCGCTGCTGGAGGCGGCTCTCGAGAACGAGCCCGCCATCCTGCGGGCCGGCGCCGCATGGAAGCTCCCCGGCGAGCCAGGCGCGCACGGGATCGCTCTCACGCGAGCCGCGGGAGGCTTCGAGGCCGAGACACTCCCGGAGGAGGCGGCGTCGAGACAAACGGCGGATACGGCGGGCTGGAAGGTGCCGGAAGCGGAGCGTGGTCCGGGCCTGGTTTTCACGGCGCCGTTTGCCCGCCCGAGCGGCGGGCAGGGCGATCTTTCCTTCGAGGTGTCCCTGGAGGATCTCTGCGCCGGCCTTCCCGTGGAGCTGCGCCGGGAGGGGGCCTATGCCCTGGCGGGCCCGCAAGGCAGGATCCTCTGCGCCTTCGCTCCTCCCGGAAGCCGGCTTCCCGAGGAGGTATCCCTTCCGGAGATCGTACGCAAGTCGGGCCGCGCCGACCTGGAAGATCTCGGCCGCCGCATCGCGTCGGGAGAGACCGGCATCGCGCGCGCCCCGGGACTCCTCACGCCGGATCGGCGCTGGTTCGCCTACGCCCCGATCCATTCCCTGGACGGCTACCTGATCGCTTCGGTCCCCGAGTCGGTGGTCCTGGCCTTCTCCCGCAGCCAGATCTACATCGGCTTCGTGCTGCTGTCCGCGGGGCTGGCGGCGCTTTTGGGGATCATCATCGCCATGTCGACGCGCATCACCGCGCCGCTGTCGCACCTCTCCGGCGCGGTGGCCGAGCTGGGGACGGGAAACCTCAAGACGCGGGTGACGGAGGTGCCGGCGGGAGACGAGATCGGCGATCTGGCGGCGTCGTTCAACCGCATGGTGGGCGATCTGGAGCGGCACGTCGAGGCGCTGCAGCGGGAGACGGCGGCGCGCGAGAAGGTGGAAGGGGAGCTGCGGGTGGCGCGCGGCATCCAGACCGCGCTGCTGCCGAAGCGCCTGCCCACCGGGTCGAAGTTCGAGATCTCCGCCACCAACCTGGCGGCGCGCCACGTGGCGGGCGATTTCTACGACGCCTTCCTGAGGAACCCCGACACTCTCGTCCTGCTGGTGGCCGATGTCTCCGGCAAGGGACTGCCCGCCGCTCTTTTCATGGCGGTGTCGCGCACGGTCCTGCGCCGGCTGCTGCACTCCGAGGCGCCCTTGTCGGAGGTCCTGGCGCAGGCGAACGAGTCGCTCGAGGGGGAGAACGTGGGCGGGATGTACGTCACCCTGTTCGCCGGCATCTACGACATCCCCTCGGGCACGCTGCGCTACGCCAACGCCGCCCATCCCGTGCCCCACCGCATCGATGCCCGCGGCAAGGTCACCGACCTGGGAGAGGTCACCGGGACGATGGTGGGGCTGCTGCCGGCGCGCACCTACGAGGAGAAGGTCGAGCATCTGGCGGTGGGGGATCGGATCCTGATCGTGACCGATGGCGTGCCGGAGGCGAAGGACGCGGCCGAGGAGTTCTTCGGGGACGAGCGGCTGAAGTCGCTGCTGGGTGCCGGGGATCCGGGCGAGACGGCCGACGCGCTGCGCCGTCGGGTGATTGCGGAAGTGGAGCGCTACCAGGGGGAGAACCTGGCGGACGACGTGACGGTGATGGCGCTGCGCCGATTGGGATGA